A genomic region of uncultured Roseibium sp. contains the following coding sequences:
- a CDS encoding caspase family protein, with protein sequence MHRHGASAATHLKATGFFLVTAICLLFLSLQDARAAVIPGGNGGWLVVASRPSAPEAINTARGFAGRFPQTTVFQSNNGWFAVSLGWMTQPDGNRYRASLISSGAIPGDSYFHNGQRFQFAIWSATGVTGGASQSLFASTRISAQPPGRPAPAPSAQQAYVTGLDPSGDNFLSLRTGPSTRYREIARMGANTPLTILGRSGTWLNVALSDGRTGWAYGKYVSSAPAYTAPPAVAPAPVAPAAAAKRSITPPRRGVVGNLSASGDTFLSLRTGAGPSFAEIARLLEGTGVTMLAQQGAWFEVELSNGMRGWAYGRYLDAAQPRQSASNTIPTIGPDKDENDAAPPPATPTELTQSGPNLPDLGTLPEGKRVALIIGNSAYEHAPVLPNPKNDATDLMESLKRLGFTVILGLDQSKVAMEGTVRAYVRAIQDADVALFFYAGHAMQLSGRNYLIPIDAKLEDQTAVDFETIELGTLLDYMNAPGRLSIALLDACRDNPLSRRFSRSLGVSRSSQVERGLAAPQAGGGNILIGFATAPGEVALDGDEDNSPFTTALLSHIETPGLEIEIMMKRVKADVYDATRGTQSPWHNSALRREFYFRK encoded by the coding sequence ATGCATCGCCATGGAGCAAGCGCCGCAACGCATCTGAAAGCCACCGGATTTTTCCTCGTGACGGCGATCTGCCTGCTTTTCCTTTCGCTGCAGGATGCGCGGGCGGCCGTCATTCCGGGCGGCAACGGCGGCTGGCTTGTCGTCGCAAGCCGTCCTAGTGCCCCGGAGGCGATCAACACGGCCAGGGGTTTTGCCGGCCGTTTTCCGCAAACAACCGTCTTCCAATCCAACAACGGCTGGTTCGCCGTTTCGCTCGGATGGATGACGCAGCCCGACGGCAATCGTTACAGGGCCAGCCTGATCTCTTCCGGTGCCATTCCGGGCGACAGCTATTTCCACAACGGCCAGCGTTTCCAGTTTGCAATCTGGTCGGCAACGGGTGTCACAGGCGGCGCGTCCCAGTCGCTCTTTGCCTCGACCCGCATCTCCGCGCAGCCTCCAGGGCGTCCCGCCCCCGCACCATCCGCCCAGCAGGCCTACGTCACCGGCCTCGATCCGTCGGGCGACAATTTCCTGTCCCTGCGCACCGGGCCGAGTACACGGTACCGCGAGATTGCCAGAATGGGGGCGAACACGCCGCTGACAATTCTCGGCAGAAGCGGGACCTGGCTCAATGTCGCGCTCTCGGACGGACGGACAGGCTGGGCATACGGAAAATACGTTTCGTCCGCCCCGGCATACACGGCCCCTCCCGCAGTCGCACCCGCGCCCGTTGCGCCGGCCGCCGCCGCAAAGAGGTCGATCACCCCGCCCCGGCGCGGCGTAGTCGGCAACTTGAGTGCGTCCGGAGACACCTTCCTGTCGCTGCGGACCGGTGCGGGCCCCAGTTTTGCGGAAATTGCCAGACTTCTTGAGGGAACCGGCGTGACCATGCTGGCGCAACAGGGTGCCTGGTTTGAAGTGGAACTCTCCAACGGCATGCGCGGCTGGGCCTATGGCCGGTATCTCGACGCGGCCCAACCGCGCCAGAGCGCATCCAACACCATCCCGACGATCGGTCCGGACAAGGATGAAAACGACGCTGCCCCGCCGCCTGCAACGCCGACCGAGTTGACCCAGTCCGGGCCGAACCTGCCGGATCTCGGAACCCTTCCGGAAGGCAAACGGGTGGCGCTCATCATCGGAAACTCCGCCTATGAACATGCGCCGGTGCTGCCCAATCCGAAGAACGACGCAACGGACCTGATGGAATCACTCAAGCGCCTAGGGTTCACCGTGATCCTCGGCCTTGACCAGAGCAAGGTGGCCATGGAAGGGACCGTCCGGGCCTATGTCCGCGCCATACAGGATGCCGATGTCGCCCTGTTCTTCTATGCCGGTCATGCAATGCAGCTCAGCGGACGCAACTATCTCATTCCGATCGACGCGAAACTCGAAGATCAGACCGCGGTCGATTTTGAAACCATCGAGCTCGGCACCCTGCTGGACTACATGAACGCGCCGGGGCGTCTGTCGATCGCTTTGCTGGACGCCTGCCGGGACAATCCCTTGTCGCGCCGGTTTTCGCGCAGCCTTGGAGTGAGCAGAAGTTCGCAGGTGGAACGCGGGCTTGCCGCGCCGCAGGCTGGCGGCGGCAACATCCTCATCGGATTCGCAACCGCGCCGGGGGAAGTCGCGCTGGACGGAGACGAGGACAACAGTCCGTTCACGACGGCGCTGTTGTCGCATATCGAAACTCCGGGTCTCGAAATCGAGATCATGATGAAGCGGGTCAAGGCAGACGTCTACGATGCCACGCGGGGAACGCAGTCTCCCTGGCATAACTCCGCCCTGCGGCGCGAGTTCTATTTCAGGAAATAG
- a CDS encoding glyoxalase superfamily protein — protein sequence MTLPSVTELKSQAKRLRKALTANGQTLSHSQALELVSAQHGFRDWNTACATASRPNDFPFPVGSRVSGTYMQQPFRGEIRALSKTGPRDQYRVTVQFDQPVDVVTFDSFSAFRSRVTCLVQPDGVAVKKTSNGEPYMRLSAGT from the coding sequence ATGACACTTCCAAGTGTAACGGAGCTGAAGTCGCAGGCGAAACGCTTGCGGAAGGCTCTCACTGCCAACGGCCAGACGCTCTCCCACAGCCAGGCGCTCGAACTCGTTTCCGCGCAACATGGCTTCCGGGACTGGAATACGGCCTGCGCGACCGCGTCCCGGCCCAACGACTTTCCGTTTCCGGTTGGCTCCCGGGTGAGCGGCACCTACATGCAGCAGCCTTTCCGGGGTGAAATCAGGGCGCTTTCGAAAACCGGGCCCAGGGACCAGTACCGTGTGACCGTTCAGTTCGATCAACCGGTCGACGTGGTCACGTTCGACAGTTTTTCCGCTTTCCGAAGCCGGGTGACCTGTCTTGTCCAGCCCGATGGCGTTGCAGTCAAGAAAACCTCAAACGGGGAGCCCTACATGCGTTTGTCGGCCGGAACCTAG
- the dnaA gene encoding chromosomal replication initiator protein DnaA, which produces MEALMQVQNLASSDHWDRVKKELKNELGEDVFSNWFGRVKHEETVGDSVRLSVPTRFLKNWIKSNYEQKLVGLWKREIDDINRVELTVRGALRPRRINVSQPPKAITARRISGRPAPFESVPQIGSSSGLAGIPCLADTGEEAAAEFLSGAALNPKLTFETFAEGASNSLACAAIRQMAADHDGSLSMLFMHSGTGIGKTHLLQAAAMEARRRGRSVAYLSAEFFMYHLVPALRTPAFPVLRQAMKSIDLLLVDDLQFLHGKQGHDEFSRTLDILMETPRQIIMAADRAPDALGTLSATVMQRIQTGEVVSIQATDYALRHEILRNRISAARRTHPSFSVPDTVADYIARYVISSARDLEGALNRLFAHNQLTRQPVTMDLAEKTLHDLVRIGEPRAIKVEEIQQVVCKHFSVTKADLLSSCRARTLVRPRQIAMYIAKVVTGRSLPEIGRRFGNRDHTTVLHAVRKIEDMITKDEALEQEVELLKRLINS; this is translated from the coding sequence ATGGAGGCCTTAATGCAGGTTCAGAACTTAGCGAGTTCGGATCATTGGGATCGTGTGAAAAAAGAACTAAAAAATGAACTCGGAGAGGATGTCTTTTCAAATTGGTTCGGGAGGGTAAAGCACGAAGAAACCGTTGGTGATTCAGTTCGTCTCTCCGTTCCCACGCGTTTCTTGAAGAACTGGATCAAGAGCAATTACGAACAGAAGCTTGTCGGTCTATGGAAACGCGAAATCGATGACATCAATCGCGTTGAGCTGACGGTGCGCGGCGCTCTCAGGCCGCGTCGGATCAATGTCAGTCAGCCGCCAAAGGCCATCACGGCGCGCCGCATCAGCGGACGCCCGGCTCCTTTTGAAAGCGTGCCGCAAATTGGTTCGTCATCCGGCCTTGCGGGCATTCCCTGCCTTGCGGATACGGGCGAAGAAGCGGCCGCAGAGTTCCTGAGCGGGGCAGCGCTCAATCCCAAACTCACATTCGAAACCTTTGCCGAAGGGGCTTCCAACAGCCTTGCGTGCGCGGCGATCCGCCAGATGGCCGCAGACCATGACGGCAGCCTGTCTATGCTTTTCATGCATTCCGGGACCGGCATCGGCAAAACCCATCTGCTTCAGGCCGCCGCAATGGAAGCCAGACGCAGGGGCCGGAGCGTTGCCTATCTTTCAGCCGAGTTCTTCATGTACCATCTCGTGCCTGCCCTGCGGACACCGGCCTTTCCGGTCTTGCGGCAAGCCATGAAGTCCATTGATCTTCTGCTCGTGGACGACCTTCAGTTTCTGCACGGGAAACAGGGGCACGATGAGTTCAGCAGAACGCTCGATATCCTGATGGAGACCCCGCGCCAGATCATCATGGCAGCCGACAGGGCCCCGGACGCACTGGGAACCCTGAGCGCCACGGTCATGCAACGCATCCAGACAGGCGAAGTGGTCAGTATCCAGGCGACCGACTACGCCCTGCGCCACGAAATCCTGCGGAATCGGATTTCAGCGGCCCGGCGCACGCATCCGTCCTTCTCCGTTCCCGACACTGTTGCCGATTACATAGCCCGCTATGTCATTTCGTCGGCACGCGACCTTGAAGGTGCCTTGAACCGGCTGTTCGCACACAATCAGCTGACGAGGCAACCCGTCACGATGGATCTCGCAGAAAAGACGCTCCATGACCTGGTGCGTATCGGTGAACCGCGTGCGATCAAGGTCGAGGAAATCCAACAGGTTGTCTGCAAGCATTTCAGCGTCACCAAGGCGGACCTGCTGTCGTCCTGCAGGGCGCGCACCCTGGTGCGTCCGAGGCAGATTGCGATGTATATCGCCAAAGTCGTCACCGGACGGTCGCTGCCCGAAATCGGCAGACGCTTCGGAAACCGTGATCACACGACCGTGCTCCATGCCGTTCGCAAGATCGAGGACATGATCACCAAAGACGAGGCCCTCGAACAGGAAGTCGAGTTGCTCAAGCGTCTGATCAACAGTTGA
- a CDS encoding FAD-binding oxidoreductase, which produces MVQTAHADRFAELIGAANVLTTPADQEPYLTEWRDLYRGVTPIVLRPGTTEEVSAVMKYAYEHDLKVVPQGGNTGLVGGQIPQETGDEFVLSLARLTKIRVVDAAGFTITVESGVVLENLHNEAEKVDRLFPLSLGAQGSCQIGGNISTNAGGTAVLSYGNTRDLVLGLEVVLPSGEIWDGLRSLRKDNTGYDLKQLFIGAEGTLGIITAASLKLFPKPKKLEAAFVGLATPQAALGLFTEAKAQAGPVLTGFEIMPRVGLEFCLSHLNGARDPLAGKHSWYVLMELSSGSDAFPVRDLLEGILGEAFENGLVEDAAFAESLAQVQDFWHIRHGMSEVQKAEGGSIKHDVSVPVASVPDFLDKAMAAVETFVPGCRPVPFGHIGDGNIHFNVSQPLGADKSDYLSKWDEMNEIVHGIVGEFGGSISAEHGIGRLKRDLLKSVKSDIELDLMRRIKREFDPKNLLNPGRIL; this is translated from the coding sequence ATGGTGCAGACTGCACATGCCGACCGTTTCGCTGAATTGATCGGCGCTGCGAACGTTCTGACAACACCTGCTGACCAGGAACCCTACCTGACCGAGTGGCGGGACCTTTACCGTGGCGTGACCCCGATCGTGCTGCGCCCCGGGACCACCGAAGAGGTGAGTGCGGTCATGAAATATGCCTATGAGCATGATCTCAAGGTCGTGCCGCAGGGAGGCAACACGGGTCTGGTCGGGGGCCAAATCCCGCAGGAAACCGGGGATGAATTCGTCCTGTCGCTTGCGCGGCTGACGAAGATCCGCGTGGTGGACGCCGCCGGTTTCACCATCACGGTGGAGTCCGGCGTGGTCCTGGAAAACCTGCACAACGAGGCGGAAAAGGTCGACCGCCTGTTTCCCCTGTCCCTCGGTGCGCAGGGGTCCTGTCAGATCGGTGGCAACATCTCCACCAACGCAGGCGGCACCGCAGTCCTTTCCTACGGCAACACGCGAGACCTTGTTCTGGGGCTCGAGGTCGTCCTCCCCTCCGGTGAGATCTGGGACGGTCTGAGAAGCCTCAGAAAGGACAATACCGGTTATGATTTGAAACAATTATTTATCGGTGCGGAGGGTACCCTGGGGATAATTACGGCTGCCTCTCTCAAGCTTTTTCCCAAACCGAAGAAACTGGAAGCGGCTTTTGTCGGACTGGCGACGCCGCAGGCGGCACTCGGCCTGTTCACCGAAGCAAAGGCCCAGGCCGGTCCCGTCCTGACCGGGTTTGAAATCATGCCGAGAGTGGGGCTCGAATTTTGCCTGTCGCACCTGAACGGTGCGCGTGACCCGCTTGCAGGAAAACATTCCTGGTACGTGCTCATGGAACTGTCGAGCGGCTCCGATGCCTTTCCCGTGCGTGATCTCCTGGAAGGCATCCTCGGCGAAGCGTTCGAAAACGGCCTGGTCGAGGACGCGGCCTTTGCCGAAAGCCTGGCCCAGGTTCAGGATTTCTGGCACATCCGGCACGGCATGTCGGAGGTGCAAAAGGCGGAAGGCGGTTCGATCAAGCACGATGTCTCCGTCCCCGTTGCCTCTGTCCCCGATTTTCTCGACAAGGCGATGGCAGCCGTGGAAACATTCGTGCCCGGATGCAGACCCGTGCCGTTCGGCCATATCGGCGACGGCAACATCCATTTCAATGTCAGCCAGCCCTTGGGAGCCGACAAGTCCGACTACCTTTCGAAATGGGACGAGATGAATGAGATCGTTCACGGGATCGTCGGTGAATTCGGTGGCAGCATATCCGCCGAGCACGGCATCGGCCGCTTGAAGCGGGACCTTCTCAAGTCGGTCAAATCCGACATCGAGCTGGACCTCATGCGCAGGATCAAGCGCGAATTCGATCCGAAGAACCTGCTGAATCCCGGCCGGATTCTCTAG
- the fabI gene encoding enoyl-ACP reductase FabI, whose protein sequence is MAEAARGLMNGKRGLIMGVANNKSIAWGIAKALADAGAELALTYQGDALKKRVEPLADQLGAIVAGHCDVTEGETIDAVFNLLEEKWGGIDFVVHAVAFSDKAELTGRFVDTSSDNFARTMDISCYSLTAVTQRAEKLMPEGGSILTLTYYGAEKVMPHYNVMGVAKAALETSVKYLAMDLGPQNIRVNAISAGPIKTLAASGIGDFRYILKWNEYNSPLRRTVTIEEVGDSALFLLSDLGRGVTGEIQHVDCGYNIVGMKAVDAPDISVVKD, encoded by the coding sequence ATGGCGGAAGCAGCGCGCGGACTGATGAATGGCAAACGCGGCCTGATCATGGGCGTGGCAAACAACAAGTCGATTGCCTGGGGAATTGCCAAAGCACTTGCCGACGCGGGCGCTGAACTCGCCCTGACCTATCAGGGAGATGCACTGAAGAAACGGGTTGAGCCGCTTGCGGACCAGTTGGGTGCGATCGTCGCAGGACATTGCGATGTCACCGAAGGCGAGACCATCGATGCCGTGTTCAATCTGCTTGAGGAAAAGTGGGGCGGGATCGACTTCGTTGTGCACGCTGTCGCGTTTTCGGACAAGGCGGAGCTGACAGGCCGGTTCGTCGATACCTCTTCCGACAACTTCGCCCGCACGATGGACATTTCCTGTTACTCGCTGACAGCCGTCACGCAGCGCGCCGAGAAACTCATGCCGGAAGGCGGGTCCATCCTCACTTTGACCTACTATGGCGCCGAGAAGGTCATGCCGCACTACAATGTCATGGGGGTCGCCAAGGCCGCGCTCGAGACGAGTGTGAAATATCTTGCGATGGATCTGGGACCGCAGAACATCCGGGTCAACGCGATTTCCGCCGGGCCGATCAAGACGCTGGCGGCATCCGGCATCGGCGATTTCCGCTATATCCTGAAGTGGAATGAATACAATTCGCCGCTCAGGCGCACGGTGACGATCGAGGAAGTCGGAGACAGTGCCCTGTTTCTGCTGTCCGATCTCGGGCGCGGTGTCACCGGCGAGATCCAGCATGTCGACTGCGGCTACAACATCGTCGGCATGAAGGCGGTCGACGCTCCCGACATCTCCGTCGTCAAGGACTGA
- a CDS encoding histidine phosphatase family protein, which produces MTKVFSPGPNVQLPRIHDPAFLVFVRHGQTDWNREGRMQGHRDIPLNETGRGQAAQNGERLRAFLEKEGLDPDGLDFVSSPLGRTRSTMELVRAGLGLPEEDYRLEQRVAELTFGDWEGFTFEDLADDEQELLLHRRADKWRFVPPRGESYEMLAERVGAWLKTVSRPTVVVSHGGVFRVVRGLLEGLESIHVPKLDAPQDKVFVWRNGRFADI; this is translated from the coding sequence ATGACGAAAGTGTTCTCTCCCGGTCCGAACGTTCAGCTGCCCAGGATCCATGATCCGGCATTTCTCGTGTTCGTGCGGCACGGGCAGACCGACTGGAACCGTGAAGGCCGGATGCAGGGTCACCGCGATATTCCGCTGAACGAAACCGGCCGGGGGCAGGCGGCGCAGAACGGCGAACGGCTGCGCGCGTTTCTGGAAAAGGAAGGCCTCGATCCCGACGGGCTTGATTTCGTTTCCTCTCCGCTCGGACGCACCCGATCCACAATGGAGCTTGTTCGCGCTGGCCTGGGTTTGCCGGAGGAAGACTATCGCCTCGAGCAGCGCGTTGCCGAACTGACGTTTGGGGACTGGGAAGGGTTCACGTTCGAGGATCTTGCCGACGACGAGCAGGAACTGCTGCTGCATCGGCGCGCGGACAAGTGGCGCTTCGTTCCGCCGCGCGGCGAAAGCTACGAGATGCTGGCCGAGCGCGTCGGTGCCTGGCTCAAGACTGTCTCAAGGCCCACGGTCGTGGTTTCGCATGGCGGGGTGTTCCGCGTCGTGCGGGGATTGCTTGAAGGCCTCGAAAGCATCCACGTTCCCAAGCTGGATGCTCCTCAGGACAAGGTCTTTGTCTGGAGAAACGGCCGCTTCGCGGACATTTGA
- a CDS encoding DUF3095 family protein: protein MSADEFYRELPSFSDFSNVADLEDYRAVPDDWYVLTADIVSSGKAVSEGRYKDVNMVGAAVIAAVLNSVGRDRAPFVFGGDGATLLVPHKDLQKGREALAGVVGLARQVMELELRAAAIPVADIRAAGGDIRLRKYLLSPGNHLAMIVGDGLGISDTLLKDPEAVKPYAIRAEDAELPPLDGLSCRWEPLPALNGNIVSLIMKPAGRKSLTELMDRVAGELGFNPLLDDTRTRMADEAHLKFRFPPRGLGLEVNLTSARNLAKGWVKTSVECFFFVWSYATGFKVGPFDPKKYFKELSLNTDHRKVGDSLQLVLDLSSSQLESLRSCLATAFEEGDAVFGLHVSSEALMTCFVQDIGNSQHIHFVDGSNGGLSLAAAEFKERQAELARARLRAS from the coding sequence GTGTCTGCAGACGAATTCTACCGTGAGCTGCCCAGCTTCTCCGATTTCAGCAATGTTGCGGATCTGGAAGACTACCGGGCCGTTCCCGACGACTGGTACGTCCTGACCGCGGATATCGTGAGCTCGGGAAAAGCCGTTTCGGAAGGGCGCTACAAGGACGTCAACATGGTCGGCGCTGCCGTGATTGCGGCGGTGCTCAATAGTGTCGGGCGGGACCGCGCACCATTCGTCTTCGGCGGTGACGGGGCCACGTTGCTGGTGCCGCACAAGGATCTGCAGAAGGGGCGGGAAGCGCTGGCTGGCGTCGTCGGTCTGGCACGGCAGGTAATGGAGCTCGAGCTTCGCGCCGCCGCGATCCCCGTTGCCGATATCCGCGCTGCCGGCGGGGACATCCGATTGCGGAAATACCTGCTGAGCCCGGGCAATCACCTGGCCATGATCGTTGGAGACGGTCTGGGGATCTCCGACACGCTCCTGAAAGACCCGGAAGCCGTCAAGCCCTATGCCATACGGGCCGAGGATGCCGAACTGCCGCCGCTGGACGGCCTGTCCTGCCGCTGGGAACCCCTGCCGGCCCTCAACGGCAACATCGTTTCGCTGATCATGAAGCCGGCCGGACGCAAATCCCTGACCGAACTGATGGACAGGGTGGCCGGCGAACTCGGTTTCAATCCCCTTCTCGACGACACCCGGACCCGGATGGCGGACGAGGCGCATCTGAAGTTCCGGTTTCCGCCGAGAGGCCTCGGCCTCGAGGTCAACCTGACCTCTGCCCGCAATCTTGCAAAAGGCTGGGTGAAGACCTCTGTCGAATGCTTCTTTTTCGTCTGGAGCTACGCGACGGGTTTCAAGGTTGGACCGTTCGATCCGAAGAAATATTTCAAGGAACTCAGTCTCAACACTGATCACCGAAAGGTCGGCGACAGTCTGCAACTGGTTCTGGATCTGTCGTCATCGCAGCTGGAATCCCTGCGGTCCTGTCTTGCCACCGCGTTCGAAGAGGGCGACGCGGTCTTCGGACTGCATGTCTCCAGCGAAGCCCTGATGACCTGCTTTGTGCAGGATATCGGCAACAGCCAGCATATCCACTTCGTGGACGGTTCGAATGGAGGCCTGTCTCTTGCGGCGGCAGAGTTTAAGGAAAGGCAGGCGGAGCTGGCCCGCGCCCGGCTTCGTGCTTCCTGA